The DNA window GCGAACCCCACCATGAAAAAGTGCAGCCTGGGGAACGGAATGAGGTTAACAGCAAGCTTTCGCAGATCAGAGTTGAGTTGACCAGGGAATCGAAGACAGCAAGTGACTCCACTCATTGTTGCAGAAATCAAGTGGTTTAGATCGCCAACTGAGGAAAAAAGTGAAAATATGTAAGCAAGTATGTCAcggaattttaagaaatgtatagAATTGTGCCAAATAACTATGAGCCCAGACACGTAGTAGATATATACAAATAACTAAGAGCTTCATTGATCAACAGAAGGCATGTAAATTGAGAGGCCAAAGAGATTGGTTATCCAAAATTCAACATAATGCAAAGGACAAGTTAAAGATAAAATAGTACATTAACACATCAAATTATAGTAACATATACATATCGAAAGGTCAAATGTATGTTCAATATTTGAAATGGACAATAAGCAGTGTTTTCCAACTGAGTTTCATATTTAGGATCATACAGCATTTTATTAGACACATAGAATCAACCAAATGACAAAACACGCAGAACAGCAGCGTAAATTAAAATCATAGTAACGTTTTCGGATTTCATATAACCAAGTTAGTTGATACGTAATGCCAGTCTGCCTTAAACATTTTCAAACATCTTTTATGATCTATGTGTGATTCTGAAATCAACAAACGGGTGAAGGATAAAACGATTGCAGATAGCAAGAGTAAAGACAGTTAGGCAAGACTAAATAAAGCATAGGCATGGAATATTAATGAGCTATACTCACAGCTAGGAGTGGTAAGTTTGAGAGTCCTAAAGCAAATATCATATAAAGCTTCATTGTCAAGGACCATGCATTCATCGGCATTCTCAACAAGTTGGTGCACTGAGAGGGTGGCATTGTAAGGCTCAACAACTGTGTCCGAGACCTTGGGGGAAGGGAACACAGAAAATGTGAGCATCATCCTATCAGGGTATTCTTCCCTGATCTTGGAGATCAGCAGAGTACCCATACCCGAACCAGTTCCTCCACCAAGTGAGTGACACACCTGGAAACCTACAGAAACGAAGCAAAGAGATTCAACCAATAGTCAGAACACAAAAAGATTTCCATcaagaaattaaaacaaaaactcGTAAAGCTATGTCAGTAGCAGATCACCTTGAAGGCAGTCACAATTCTCAGCCTCCTTTCTCACTACATCTAGAACAGAGTCAATCAGCTCAGCTCCCTCAGTGTAATGGCCTTTCGCCCAATTGTTTCCAGCACCAGACTGGCCGAAAACAAAGTTATCAGGCCTGAAGATCTGACCATATGGTCCAGTGCGGACACTGTCCATGGTTCCTGGCTCGAGATCCATAAGCACCGCCCTAGGCACAAACCTGCCACATGATGCCTCATTGTAGTACACGTTGACACGCTCCAGTTGCAAATCGGAAGTACCAGCATATCGTCCTGTTGGATCTATGCCATGTTCTTCGCAAACAACCTCCCAAAACTTGGAACCAATCTGGTTACCGCATTGGCCTCCCTGAACATGAAGGATTTCTCTCATTTTCCTGTAGGATAAACAGCCACCATTATTAAATTTTCACCAAAATCA is part of the Salvia splendens isolate huo1 chromosome 6, SspV2, whole genome shotgun sequence genome and encodes:
- the LOC121807545 gene encoding tubulin beta chain, with the translated sequence MREILHVQGGQCGNQIGSKFWEVVCEEHGIDPTGRYAGTSDLQLERVNVYYNEASCGRFVPRAVLMDLEPGTMDSVRTGPYGQIFRPDNFVFGQSGAGNNWAKGHYTEGAELIDSVLDVVRKEAENCDCLQGFQVCHSLGGGTGSGMGTLLISKIREEYPDRMMLTFSVFPSPKVSDTVVEPYNATLSVHQLVENADECMVLDNEALYDICFRTLKLTTPSFGDLNHLISATMSGVTCCLRFPGQLNSDLRKLAVNLIPFPRLHFFMVGFAPLTSRGSQQYRALTVPELTQQMWDSKNMMCAADPRHGRYLTASAMFRGKMSTKEVDEQMINVQNKNSSYFVEWIPNNVKSSVCDIPPRGLSMASTFIGNSTSIQEMFRRVSEQFTAMFRRKAFLHWYTGEGMDEMEFTEAESNMNDLVSEYQQYQDATADDEEEYDQDEEEAEDDM